GCTAGGGATACGGCAAAGCAGTCCATGGAAAGACCGATGCCGATGATGAGGGGAGTGACAAGATCCATGAGAGGATTACCTGTTGGCAGGGCCGGGAGATAATATCATCCCGGATCGCCGGGACGCACGACGAGCCGGGGATCGTCCCGGGCAAGAACGAGAGCAGTTTTTGCGCTCGCCTCCTTATCCTTTATCTCCAGCATCACATCGAAATCTGCTGTTCCGGTTTCCGCAAGGAATGAGAGGAAATCCTCTTTGTTGATATGCCCGGCATGGGCACCGGCCCGTTTACCGGCCTGCTGGGAACTGTAATCAACCATCGGGATCCCGTCTTTTTCCTTCCAGCTTTTTCGGACCGGCGCCAGCAAATCGGGGATATGCTCACCGGTATTGTTGAGGGAATGATGGAACGTATCCAGAAGGACCGCAATCCCCGTCCGTTCATAGAGCCCCAGGCAATCGGTCACGGAATAGAGTTTCTCATCGTTTTCGATCACCAGGCGCCGCCGTATGGAATCATCGAGGAGATCATACCGGGTAACAAACCGCTCCAGGCTTGCGGATTTATCGTTATAGATTCCTCCCACGTGGAGCTGGATCTTCGCGGTTGTGTCCAGCCCCATCAGGTCGAGAAACTCTGCATGGTAACGGAGTTCGTCGATACTCCGCTCAATCACATCCTCTCTTGGAGAATTGAGGAGGACAAACTGGTCCGGGTGCATCGAGATCCGGAACCGGTTTTTCCGGATAAACA
Above is a window of uncultured Methanoregula sp. DNA encoding:
- the uvsE gene encoding UV DNA damage repair endonuclease UvsE, giving the protein MRIGYPCINRSIGCTPSSTFRLASYSPERLKATVEKNLTCLRNILRFNREAGLLFFRISSDMVPFASHPVCTFPWQERFGKTLSEIGLFIRKNRFRISMHPDQFVLLNSPREDVIERSIDELRYHAEFLDLMGLDTTAKIQLHVGGIYNDKSASLERFVTRYDLLDDSIRRRLVIENDEKLYSVTDCLGLYERTGIAVLLDTFHHSLNNTGEHIPDLLAPVRKSWKEKDGIPMVDYSSQQAGKRAGAHAGHINKEDFLSFLAETGTADFDVMLEIKDKEASAKTALVLARDDPRLVVRPGDPG